Part of the Novosphingobium sp. KA1 genome is shown below.
AGGTCCCTGTAGGCAGGCAGCACCGCCTCGTTGATTGCCTTGAGGCCTGCCGCGCGCAGTTCGGCCTGCGTGGCGGCGGGGATCGCGGCGGGCATCGCCTTGAAAGGTTCGAAGAATACCGTGTCCTCAGCCGCCTTGTTCGCGACCGAGGCGATGGATTCGTCACGGCCCTTCAGCGTCACTTGCGGCGCCGTGAACCCGCGTGCGAGACCCGCCTTCATGTTGGCGGTCTGATCGCGGAAGTAGCGCGGGAACTCGGTCATCAGCGCGATGTAGCGGCGGTATTCCTCCTCGGTGGAGAACGTCCGGCGGCCCATGCCGGCAAGACCGCTCCAGAAGCTGGTGTCCGAATTGACCGGCTTTTCCCACTCGTGGAACTGCTGCTGGGCGATCAGCACGTCGATCTGGTTCAGATAGACCTGCTGGTCCACGCGCACGGCTGGCGAAAGCGTGTCGGCCGGGATCGCGGCGACCTGCCGCCGTACATCCTGCCAGGTGGCGCGGCGCGCGGCCTGGGCCTTGGGGGTGACGTCGGGCAGGTGGGCGCGCAGCTTGCCCGGGCCGTCGTCGTCGCCCTGCTGCTGCTTGCGCCAGGCCCATTCCTTGTCGGTGATCGCCTTGAACTGGGCGTCCGCGCTGCCCGCCTGTGCCTGAGCGAACGCGGGCGTTGCCGCGCCGGCAAGCAGGAGGGCCGAGAAACAGCGGAAAACGACAGTGGACAAGAGCGGTCCCTTCGAACTTCGTCTATCGTATGCGGATATACGGTATTTCTTGCGGCGGCCCTGTAGCAGAAAGCGGTCCGGCGTGGGAGGGGCTAATTTGTAACGGAAGTGTCAGGCTTGTCGTTCTTGCAGCAGCCCTGTTGACCGGATGGGCGGCAGTGCTATGCCTGATGAGTATTAGATATACGATCTGCACCACTTTGATCACGACAACGGGCCGCAGCCAGATCGTCATCGCCGCCGGAGCAGGGAAAAGCGTTCCCGGCGGCTTGCGGGCGTTCGAAGGGCGTGCGGCACTACAGGGGACACTGCCGCATGCGCCGCTTTCTGACCGTTCTAGCCGTATCGTCGGCACTCGTCTTCACGCCGGCCATGGCGCAGGATCACGCCGGCAAGGCTGATGCGCAGGATGCTGCCAAGGCCGATGCCGGCAAGCCCGACAAGGTCGACAAGGTCGAGGCCAGCGCGGTCGAGGATGCCCAGCCGCGCAAGGACAGCGTGACCACCGCGCGCGGCCAGAAGATCGCCTATACCGCCACCCCCGGCCACCTGACCCTGCGCGACGACGACGGCGAGGCGATCGCCAGCCTGTTCTACGTCGCCTATACCGCCGACAACCTCGGGTCGAAGGCCAGGCGTCCGGTGACCTTCCTGTTCAACGGAGGGCCCGGCTCGTCGACGATGTGGCTGCACATGGGCAGCTGGGGGCCGGTGCGTGTCGATACGCCGGCGCCGACCGCCTATGCGCCTGCACCTTTCGCCATCGGCAAGAACCCGCTGACGATGCTCGACATCTCGGACCTTGTCTTCATCGATGCGCTGGGCACCGGCTTGTCGCGTCCGCTCGGCAAGCACCAGGCGAGCGAGTTCTGGGGCGTCGACAACGACCTCAAGACCTTCACCCAGGGCATCGTGCGCTACCTGTCGATCAACGACCGCTGGAACTCGCCCAAGTTCGTCTACGGCGAAAGCTATGGCACGCTGCGTGCGGCGGGGCTGGCGCTGTCGTTGCAGAAGGCGGGGGTGCAGCCCAACGGCATCATCCTCCAGTCCTCGATCCTCAATTACGGCGCCCGCCAGGTCGGCTTCGACATCGACGAAGTGCGCATGCTGCCGAGCTACGCGGCGACCGCGTGGTATCACCATCGCCTTGCAAACAGGCCCGCCGCGCTCGAACCCTTCCTCACCGAAGTGCGCCGCTTTGCCACCGGGCCTTATCTCAATGCGCTGGTGCAGGGCTTCAACCTGCCGGCCGACCAGCGTCAGGCGATTGCCGGGCAGCTTTCCGCCTATACCGGCATTGCGCCGCAGGTGCTGCTGGCGGGCAACTTGCGTATCGATCTCAACCGTTACCGCAAGGAACTGCTGCGCGATTCCGCCGAGACCATCGGCCGTCTCGACTCCCGCTTCATGGGGCCTGAATCGGAAGTGCTGGGCGACCGGCCCGAGTACGACGCCACCGATACCTCGATGACCGGGCCTTACGTTGCCGCGCTCAACAGCTACCTGTTCGGCACGCTGGGCTACAAGACCCAGCTCTATTACCGCCCGAACTACTATTCGGGCATGCTGCGCGGCTGGGACCAGAGCCACGTGGCCGATGACGGGCGCAAGCAGGCACTGGCGGCGACCAGCCTCGATCTGGCGGCGGCGATGCGGCAGAATCCGCATCTCAAGGTGCTGGCGATGAACGGTTACTACGACCTGGCGACGCCGTTCTTCGGGGCCGAGTGGGACCTCGCCCACATGTCGATCCCCGAGGGACTGAAGCGCAACATCACCTACACCTATTACGAGTCTGGCCACATGATCTACATCGACCCGCCGTCGATGAAAAAGATGAAGGACGATCTCGATGCCTTCTACGCCGCAGCACAGAGCGGCGACTGATCGACGGATCGGGTGAGCGCGAAGGGGCCGGAAGTGCGGACTACCGGCCCCTGCTCACAGCGGTCGTGTCGGGGGCGCACAATCCGAAACGAAAGTTTCGTATCCAGCATTCAGCGGATAGACTGACATGATGCGCTCATTCGTCCTCGCCGCCGCTGTCGTTTTCGGGCTCGCTTGCGGGCCCGTTTCCGGGGAGGCCGAGGCGGCCTCTCCGCCCTTGCTTCCGCTTCCGGCGAAAGTCGAGCCGCAGCAGGGGCGGTTCGATTTCCGCCATGCCCGCATTGCGGCGACAGACAGCGGCGAACGGGCGGCCGCGAGCCGGCTGGCAGACCTCCTCCGCCAGACCGGCGCGCCGCAGCTGGCCGCCTCGTCCGGGGGGCGCATCCGCTTTCGCCGCGATGCTGCGGTCGCGGGCGCGGAAGCCTATCGGCTGACGGTGACGCCCGGTGCCGTCACCATCGAGGCCGGCACCGATGCCGGCCTGTTCTACGGTGCGGAAACGCTCTGGCAGCTGATTGCCGCCTCCAAGGACGGCACGATCGCGGCCATGGTCATCAACGATGCCCCGGCCTTTGCCTGGCGCGGGCTGATGCTCGATTCCGCGCGCCACTTCCAGTCGGCAGCCTTCGTGAAGGCCTTGATCGACCGCATGGCGGCGGACAAGCTCAACGTGCTGCATTGGCACCTGACCGATGATCAGGGTTGGCGCATCCCGATCGACAGGTATCCGCGCCTGATCGCGGTCGGTGCCTGGCGCCGTCCGGCCGGGGCTGCCGGAACCGACGCGCAGGGTCATCCCGTGCGTTACGGAGGTTTCTACACCAAGGCCGAGATCCGCGAGATCGTGGCCTATGCGGCCGAGCGCCACGTGACCATCGTGCCCGAGATCGAGATGCCGGGCCACGCAACGGCGGCCATTGCGGCCTATCCCATGCTCGCCGCCGCAGCCGATCCGGCGAAAGTGCCGGGCGCCGACTGGGGCGTCTACGAGAACCTGTTCAACACCGAGGAGGCGACCTTCGCTTTCCTGGAAGACGTGCTGGACGAGGTGATCGACCTGTTCCCTTCCACCTATATCCATGTCGGCGGCGACGAGGCGGTGAAGGCGCAGTGGATCGCCGATCCGCGCGCGCAGGCCCGGATCAAGGCGCTTGGCCTCAGGAACGAGGGCGAGCTGCAAGGCTGGTTCATCGCCCGCATCGGCGATTACCTTGCCGCCAGGGGCCGCAAGATCGTCGGCTGGGACGAGATCCTCGAAGGCCACGTGCCGCCTTCGGCCACGGTCATGTCGTGGCACGGCATCGAGGGCGGCATCGTCGCTGCCAAGGCCGGGCACGACGCGGTGCTTTCGCCCTCGCCGGACTTCTATCTCGATCACATGCAGTCGATGTCCGCCGACGAGCCGTCAGGCCGGGGCGAGGTGATCGACTGGAAGCGCTTCTACGAGACGCCGGTTCTGCCGCAGGGGCTGAGCGACGGCGAGCGCGCGCATATCCTCGGCGTCCAGGCGAACCTCTGGACCGAACACATGCGCACGGGCGAGATCATGGAGCGGCAGATGTGGCCGCGCGCCGCCATGCTCGCCGAAATCGCCTGGACCGCGCCGGAGCGCCGGCAGTGGGATGAGTTCGCCGCGCGCCTGCCGGCCGAACTGGCGCGCGAGAAGGCCATGGGCATCGGCTATGACCGTACGCCGCTTGAGGCGCTGGGCACGTTCACGGCGGCCGGCGACAGGATCGCGGCCAGCCTGGAACAGCCGGTGAAGGCGGGCACGCTGCACTACACCACCGACGGCAGCGCGCCGCTGGCCAGTTCACCCGCTTATGCGGCGCCGCTGACGCTCGCACCCGGGACCGTGCTGCGCACCCGCAGCTTCCTCGGCACCGAGCCGTTCGGCGAGGAGAAAGGCTGGACGCTTTCCGCCGCCATGACCCGCACGCGCCGAGCCTCGCAGCTGGAACTCTGTTCGCGCGCGGTGCCGCTGCGCCCGGAAGACGATGCGCCGGCGCAGGGCAAGCGGGCGGTGTTCTGGGGCGATATTTTCCATCCTTGCTGGATCTGGCGCGGCGCTCCGCTCGCCGGGATCGCGGGGTTGACCGCGGAAGTCGGGCAAGTGCCGTTCAACTACCAG
Proteins encoded:
- a CDS encoding S10 family peptidase encodes the protein MRRFLTVLAVSSALVFTPAMAQDHAGKADAQDAAKADAGKPDKVDKVEASAVEDAQPRKDSVTTARGQKIAYTATPGHLTLRDDDGEAIASLFYVAYTADNLGSKARRPVTFLFNGGPGSSTMWLHMGSWGPVRVDTPAPTAYAPAPFAIGKNPLTMLDISDLVFIDALGTGLSRPLGKHQASEFWGVDNDLKTFTQGIVRYLSINDRWNSPKFVYGESYGTLRAAGLALSLQKAGVQPNGIILQSSILNYGARQVGFDIDEVRMLPSYAATAWYHHRLANRPAALEPFLTEVRRFATGPYLNALVQGFNLPADQRQAIAGQLSAYTGIAPQVLLAGNLRIDLNRYRKELLRDSAETIGRLDSRFMGPESEVLGDRPEYDATDTSMTGPYVAALNSYLFGTLGYKTQLYYRPNYYSGMLRGWDQSHVADDGRKQALAATSLDLAAAMRQNPHLKVLAMNGYYDLATPFFGAEWDLAHMSIPEGLKRNITYTYYESGHMIYIDPPSMKKMKDDLDAFYAAAQSGD
- a CDS encoding family 20 glycosylhydrolase encodes the protein MMRSFVLAAAVVFGLACGPVSGEAEAASPPLLPLPAKVEPQQGRFDFRHARIAATDSGERAAASRLADLLRQTGAPQLAASSGGRIRFRRDAAVAGAEAYRLTVTPGAVTIEAGTDAGLFYGAETLWQLIAASKDGTIAAMVINDAPAFAWRGLMLDSARHFQSAAFVKALIDRMAADKLNVLHWHLTDDQGWRIPIDRYPRLIAVGAWRRPAGAAGTDAQGHPVRYGGFYTKAEIREIVAYAAERHVTIVPEIEMPGHATAAIAAYPMLAAAADPAKVPGADWGVYENLFNTEEATFAFLEDVLDEVIDLFPSTYIHVGGDEAVKAQWIADPRAQARIKALGLRNEGELQGWFIARIGDYLAARGRKIVGWDEILEGHVPPSATVMSWHGIEGGIVAAKAGHDAVLSPSPDFYLDHMQSMSADEPSGRGEVIDWKRFYETPVLPQGLSDGERAHILGVQANLWTEHMRTGEIMERQMWPRAAMLAEIAWTAPERRQWDEFAARLPAELAREKAMGIGYDRTPLEALGTFTAAGDRIAASLEQPVKAGTLHYTTDGSAPLASSPAYAAPLTLAPGTVLRTRSFLGTEPFGEEKGWTLSAAMTRTRRASQLELCSRAVPLRPEDDAPAQGKRAVFWGDIFHPCWIWRGAPLAGIAGLTAEVGQVPFNYQIGADLAKLVFDKPGTRAGELLVRLDKADGPIVARVPLGEAAGNPGVRTLTAALPVQAGPHDLYFSFAQPGPDPLWMLDRLTLDPAR